One Anser cygnoides isolate HZ-2024a breed goose chromosome 6, Taihu_goose_T2T_genome, whole genome shotgun sequence genomic region harbors:
- the FAM171B gene encoding protein FAM171B: MPRTGGHISSLLLLLLLLAAATRPQLQQRAALPGSAPAAAASGSVFMLKVQVNDIISHQYLGQAVVEVFVNYTKTNSTLTGNNGAVLIKVPYKLGLSLTIVSYKDGYMLTPLPWKTGRMPIYSSVTLSLFPQSQANIWLFEDTVLITGKLSDAKSQPSVQFQKSLIKLPTNHHVTNVTAYLTVPEQFLKVDSFLYTTGILLNRSGFKSIELTPLAAICVNVLLAGKELKVNGPIQITLPLPTNTVKSGDAVPAWTFDMKSGAWVSRGLGMVKEANGQLVWTYTAQQLGYWIAAPLPGTRESIISAVSKDITAYHTVFLTAILGGTVIIIIGFFAVLLCYCRDKCGRTQKKEKNTKLDVVKKDQTTSTTHINHVNTAKGSLKLEDKSQLYPPKISSYSPQRRISIDTEDGKSRDNFKIYNEDASYQSACQTGQSINSEHSLEPNAGIRHLQQPKHSNSAISQVPRDIQDQNRYLTLQEEMYGLSHIPEHLMHIYNQPIAILQTADLFHSPEQLHAAKSATLPRKGQLVYNPMMEPVNRDGYMQTLPKMPVHSHPQPSVCRDEKSTLDGEQGLPSQTSSWGRYTNSLLESVSVPGTLNEAVVMTPFSSELQGISEQTLLELSKGKPSPHPRAWFVSLDGKPIAQVRHSFIDLKKGRKTESNDTSLDSGVDMNEHHPSRKLEREKTFIKNMPHSKILYLEDLDLSSSESGTTVCTPEDQAVRHILDGGNGPVMEQHDEEGLRRKTVSGSQESSIPSPKKRDRPPITKRDSKTNIWKKREERPLIPIN; the protein is encoded by the exons ATGCCGCGGACCGGCGGGCACAtctcctctctgctcctgctgctgctgctgctggccgccGCCACCCGCCCTCAGCTGCAGCAACGGGCGGCGCTGCCGGGGAGCGCCCCCGCCGCGGCGGCCTCAG gaTCTGTGTTTATGCTAAAGGTTCAAGTAAATGACATCATTAGTCACCAGTACCTGGGACAAGCAGTTGTGGAAGTGTTTGTTAACTACACGAAGACGAATTCTACTCTTACTGGAAACAATGGAGCAGTATTAATAAAAGTTCCCTACAAATTAGGATTAAGTTTAACTATCGTATCATACAAGGATGGCTACATGTTAACACCTTTGCCTTGGAAGACTGGGAGAATGCCAA TATACTCGTCTGTGACACTTTCATTATTCCCACAAAGTCAAGCAAATATATGGCTGTTTGAAGATACTGTTCTAATTACTGGAAAATTGTCTG ATGCCAAATCTCAACCAAGTGTTCAGTTTCAAAAATCTTTAATAAAGCTTCCAACAAATCACCATGTTACAAATGTTACAGCTTATCTGACGGTGCCAGAGCAGTTTTTGAAAGTGGACAGTTTTCTCTATACAACAGGAATACTTCTAAATAGATCAG GTTTCAAAAGCATTGAATTGACTCCTCTTGCTGCAATATGTGTAAATGTTCTTTTGGCTGGGAAAGAGCTGAAAGTAAATGGTCCTATTCAGATTACACTTCCTCTGCCTACAAATACTGTAAAATCAGGAGATGCTGTACCTGCATGGACATTTGATATGAAAAGTG gtGCTTGGGTAAGCCGTGGTCTAGGAATGGTAAAGGAAGCAAATGGACAATTAGTATGGACATACACTGCTCAACAATTAGGGTACTGGATAGCAGCTCCACTGCCTGGAACAAGAG AATCCATAATTAGTGCAGTTTCCAAGGACATAACAGCTTATCACACAGTGTTCCTTACGGCCATATTGGGAGGTACTGTTATCATTATCATTGgattttttgctgttcttctttGTTACTGCAG GGACAAATGTGGTCGGacacaaaagaaggaaaaaaatacgaAGCTGGATGTTGTGAAAAAAGACCAGACAACGTCAACAACTCACATAAATCACGTCAATACAGCCAAGGGATCTTTAAAGTTAGAGGATAAGTCTCAGTTATATCCACCGAAGATCTCTTCATACAGTCCTCAAAGAAGGATATCCATAGACACAGAAGATGGAAAATCAAGAGACAACTTTAAAATCTACAACGAGGATGCTTCTTATCAGTCAGCCTGTCAAACTGGTCAGTCAATAAATTCAGAACATTCATTGGAGCCTAATGCTGGAATCAGACACTTACAGCAGCCAAAGCATAGCAACAGTGCTATTTCCCAAGTTCCTAGGGACATTCAAGACCAAAACAGGTATCTTACGCTGCAAGAGGAGATGTATGGGCTTTCCCATATCCCAGAACATCTAATGCATATTTACAATCAACCTATTGCTATTCTTCAAACTGCTGACCTTTTCCATTCCCCAGAACAATTGCATGCTGCTAAATCAGCAACTTTGCCAAGGAAAGGGCAGTTAGTATATAACCCCATGATGGAACCCGTGAATCGAGACGGTTACATGCAAACATTACCGAAAATGCCGGTGCACTCTCATCCACAGCCTTCTGTctgcagagatgaaaaaagCACATTAGATGGTGAACAGGGCTTACCTTCTCAAACGTCAAGCTGGGGCCGGTACACTAATAGTTTACTGGAATCCGTCTCTGTTCCTGGGACGTTGAATGAAGCAGTTGTAATGACTCCGTTTTCATCTGAACTTCAAGGCATCTCAGAACAAACATTACTGGAGCTCTCTAAAGGAAAGCCATCTCCGCACCCTCGAGCGTGGTTTGTGTCCCTGGATGGAAAGCCAATAGCTCAAGTGAGGCATTCCTTTATAGATCtgaaaaagggcagaaaaacagagagTAATGATACCAGTCTGGACTCTGGTGTGGACATGAACGAGCATCATCCTAGTAGGaaactggagagagaaaaaactttCATAAAAAATATGCCACACTCAAAGATCCTTTACTTGGAAGATCTGGATCTGAGTAGCAGTGAAAGTGGGACCACTGTGTGCACTCCAGAGGACCAGGCTGTGAGGCACATTTTGGATGGTGGGAATGGGCCAGTCATGGAACAACACGATGAAGAAGGtctaagaagaaaaactgtgtCAGGAAGTCAGGAATCCAGTATCCCTTCACCTAAAAAAAGGGATAGACCACCTATCACCAAAAGAGatagcaaaacaaatatttggaagaaaagagaagagaggccACTTATTCCTATAAATTAG